A window of Halovivax gelatinilyticus genomic DNA:
CCTGGACGACGGGTGGTCACGCACCGAAGCGGACCACGTTGCAAGAGCTCGAATCCCTGGAGCGGACTGGGAAACGGTTGATGTGAAAAAAGAGACCGACTACCGATACCTGGGAATCCTATTCGTGGTCGACAATGGCACCGTTTCGGCCCCGTTCGTCCAACACTACGACGATCCCGAGGAGGCGTACTACCGGTGACAGCACCGATCAGGAGTGATTGACCTGACAATTCAACAGACACCAGTATCGTCTCAGTCGTATCGCAGAAAGGTGTGAGTGAAAACGGTCCGATCACACGCCGTCGACGAGCCGCGCCAGCTGTTCGGGCGGGACGGCACCCTCTGTGGCCCGTCCGTCGTAAATGAACAGGGGGACGGACGATACGTCCTCTCTGACCGGCGCCAGAAACCGTTTTCGAACCGTCGTCCGGTGATCGACATCGGTGGCCGCCTCGCGGATTTCGTCGCCGTCGAGGCCGACGTCTTCGGCCAGATTCGCGAGGACGTCCGCTTCGCCGACGTCTCGGCCCTCGAGCCAGAGCGCGTCGAGGATCGCGTCGTCGAAGGCTCTCCAGGCGTCCGGGTGCGATTCGGCGACGTAGTACGACGCGACCTGCGCCGGGAAGGAGTCGATAGCCGAAACGTCGTCGATCGATCGCATCTCCTCGACGCCGTACTGGGCGCTGAGCCGGTCGACGCTTTGCTGAGCTCGTTCGAAGGAGGCGTCGTCCGTTCCGTTCTCACCTGAACGATCTAATGTGCCGTCCGGGCGACGCAGTCGGTTTCTGAGGTCGAACGGTCGCCACTCGAGGTCGAGCGGTTCGTCCCGCTGCGATTCGAACGCGTCGACCGATTTTCGACCGAGAAAACAGAACGGACAAACGTGATCGGAGTAGACGACGAGCCTGTCGCTGTGATCGGACATGGGCCAGATTGGCACGACGGTCAGATAAACGGTCGGATCGGGACCATCGTCGAGTCGTGTGACACCGAGGATCGCGAAACACTACGTTCATCACGACGATGGAAAGATACAGTGCATGGACGAGTCGTTCGTTGCCGGATCGACGATTCGGACGGACGGCGTCACCGGCCGACTCTTTCCCGGGCGAGGTGTTGGCCCACACCCCGGCGTCCTCGTGCTTCACGGGAGCGGTGGCGCTCGCGGCTACGAACAGACCTACGCCGCGATGCTCGCCGAACACGGCTACACCGTTCTCTGCGTCGAATATTTCGGCGCCCCGGGCGTGCGAGACCGGTTTCTAGAGGTCCCCGTCGAGGAGTTCGGACGGGCCGCGGAGTGGCTGCTCGCACGGGACGAGGTCGGCGGCGAGACCGTCGGTGTCGTCGGATTTTCGCGCGGCGGCGAGGCGGCGTTGCTGGTGGGATCGCTGTTCGACGCCGTGGAGGTCGTCGTGGCGTACGTGCCGAGTGGCTACGTCTGGGCGGCGCCGTCGTGGATGGACGGCGTCGGTGAAAATCGGCCGACCTGGACGAGAGACGGTGACGCGGTTCCCTACATCCCGACCGATGACTTCGACGCGGCCGAGGATCCGTTCGACGGCGAGCCGTCGGCCACGGTGCTGGCTCTGGACCGGCTTCCGACGGACGAACTAGCACGGACGAGAATTCCCGTAGCGGAGATCGACGGACCAGTCTTGCTGGTTTCTGGCGGGCGGGATTCGCTCTGGCCGTCCGAATTCCTCGCGAGCCGCGTCGCGGAGTGGCTGGCCGAAGCTGAGTATCCGTGGGCGTTCGAGCACCTCCGAAACCCGGAGGCCGGCCACGCGATTCGGGTGCCCTACCAATTCGACGACGACGTCGATCCGACGGAGCGTCACCGGTTCGGCGGGACCCACGAGGCGAACGCGCGAGCATCGGCACGCGCCTGGCACCGATCGCTCGCGTACCTGGATCACCTTCGCCACTAGGAGTTCGGGTGCGAGCGATTAGATCGGCTCCGTCTCGTGAAGGAACGCCTGAAACTCCAGGGTTCGGCCCTCCGGGTCGTCGGCGAAGAACTGGTAGATCCGGTAGCGCTCGTTCTCGACCGGTTTCCCGCGGGCGTACTCCGCCAGCGCGTCGTATCGATCGTCGATTGCGTCTCTCGTCTCGGAGACGAACGTGATCGTCCCGTCCGTTTCGGCCCGATCGCGCGCACAGAAGCCCAGGAGCTGGTTGTCGTACCGGAGGATCGTACAATCCGGTTGTTCGAGCCAGATCTCCGCGCCAAGTTGCTCGACGTAGAAGTCGACGATCCGATCGTGAGCCTCGGTTCCGAAGAAGACGATTCCGGACATGCGTACCCGTTCGAGCGTGGGCGAGAAATCGGTTCGGGTCGACTCGAGGTGAACGCCGTCGATTCGACGTGACCCGTGAAACCACCCCACACGGCCGCTCGCGTGTCAAAACCCGTTTAGGCGGCGGGGCCCTCAACCCGGCAATGAGTTATCGGATCGGCCTGGTCGGCAAGCCCTCGGTGGGCAAGTCGACCCTGTTCAACGCGGCGACGATGAACGACGTGCCCGAGGGCGCCTACCCGTTTACGACGATCGACCCGAGCGTCGGCGAGGCGTACGTCAGAACCCCGTGTGCGGCGCCGGAGTTCGACGAGCGCTGTGAACCGTCCGTCGGCGTCTGCGAGGACGGCACGCGCTTCGTCCCCGTCAAGCTCGTCGACGTCGCCGGGCTCGTCCCCGGCGCACACGAGGGTCGCGGCCTCGGCAATCAGTTTCTCTCCGACTTAAACGAGACGGACGTGCTCGTCCACGTCGTCGACTTCTCCGGGACGACCGACGCCGAGGGCGAGGCGACGACGGGCCACGACCCCCGCGAGGACATCGACTTCCTCGAGGACGAACTCGACGCCTGGTACCTGGGAATATTAGAGAAGGGAGTCAGACGCTACGAGGATCAGTACCTCGCCGACACCGAACCCGAGGAGGTCCTCGGCGAACAGCTGTCCGCCTTCGGCATCTCGCCAGCGGAGATCAAACAGACCGTCCTGTCACTCGACCTGCCGGTTGCGCCGCTGGAGTGGGACGCCGCGGAGCGGGAGGCGCTCGCCCACGAAATTCGCAAGCGAACCAAACCGATGACCGTCGCGGCGAACAAGATGGACACCGATGCGGCCCGAGAAAACTGGGCAGAGATCACCGCAGACCCGAACTACGACCACCTCGCGTTCGTCCCCGTCTCGGCACACGCCGAGAAAGCGCTGAAAAACGCGGCCGAACAGGACGCCGTCGCGTACACCCCGGGCGACGCGGAATTCGAGATCGTCTCCGACCTTCCCGCAGAACAGGAAGCCGGGCTCGAACAGATCCGGGCATTTCTCGACGAATTCAGCGGGACCGGCGTCCAGCACGTCCTCGAAGCGGCGATCTTCGACGTCCTCGAGTTGAAGGCCGTCTTTCCGGGATCGGCCTCGGGCAACTGGTCGAAGGGACCGTTTCGCGATTGCTTTCTCCTGCCCGCCGACGCGACCGCCGAGGACTTCGCCTTTCACCTCCACACCGACATCGGCGAGGGCTTTCTCCACGGGATCGACTGTCGCGCCGATCGCCAGGTCGGGGCCGACACCGTCCTCGACCATCGATCGGTGATCGAAGTCGTCTCGACGAACCAGTGATCGGTGATCGAAGTCGCTTGACTAACCAGTTATCGGTCAACGGACCGCCAGCTCTCGTCGTGTAATTTATTACCAAAAAGCATCAAGTGGGCGGTATCCACATGACAAACGTGTTTCTGGCACCCGTCGACGCTCCGAATTTTGAGGACTCCATCCGAACACCGATCGACCTCGACGCGATCGAAGACCGTCCGGAAGCACTGAACAGCACCGACCGCGTGCGTCTCTGGGGAACCCCACCCGGCACGCGAAACCGATCGAACTTCGAGAAGATGCAGACGGGAGACGTCGTCCTCTTCTGTGAGGGTGACTCGTACGTCGGAAGCGGTCGCGTCGAAACGACGTTCGAAGACGACGAGGGGTGGGCGAGTGCGAATGTCTGGGACGACAGCGAGTCGACGCTGCTGTACACGCTCTCTGATTTCCGAGCCGTCTCGGTTCCGCGGTCGGCGGTAAATCGCATCTTCGAATACTCGGACTCGTATTCACCGCAGGGCCTGATGCGCGTCGCGGACGGAAAGGTATCGAACGATCCGGCCGCGATCGAGCTGGCGCTCGAACAGTACAGCGAAAAACACGGGTGAGCGAACGCCGTGACCGCCGGCCGGCCACGGTCGAAGACGGTCGATACAGACCGACACCAGTCACCGATGACCGAAACTGACGGCGAGACGATCGGTATTCTCGGCGGGATGAGCAGCGAGTCGACTCGCGAGTACTATCGTTCGATCGATGCACAGATCAACGACGTACGCGGCGGCCACCACGCCGGAGACGTAGTGATCCGGAGCGTCAACTTCGCGACGATCGAGCGGTGCATTCGGACCGAACGGTGGGACGAAGCGAGCGCGATACTCGCCGACGCCGCGGCCGATCTCGAACGCGCCGGGGCGGACTTCGTCGTGATGGCGACGAACACGATGCACCGCGTCGCCCCACGGATCGTCGAGGCCCTGACGATCCCGTTCGTCCACATCGTCGACGTCGCGGCCGAGGCGGTTCATTCGGCCGGCATCGATACTGTCGGGCTGCTCGGAACCCGTCCCGTAATGGACGGCTCGTTCTATCTCGATCGATTCGAAGCGCAGGGCGTCGAGACGGTCGTCCCCGAACCCGCCGACCGCGAGGCGGTCGATCGGATCATCTTCGAGGAGTTGACGAAGGGCGTCGTGAGAGACGCCTCTCGCGATCGATACCTCGCGATTATCGACGATCTCGTGGGGCGAGGTGCCGAGGGAATCGTCCTCGGCTGTACCGAAATCGAGATGCTCGTCGATCAGGCAGCGTGTCCCGACACGCCGCTGTTCGATACGACGGCCCTACACGTAGAGCGGGCCGTCGAACGGAGCCTCCGCGCCGTCGAGAGCTGAGCGTTGGTGGTGCATCGGCGACCGTGACGGTTCTACGGACGACCTACCGGGGACGAATCACAGTCCACGACACCAACGGTGTTCATCGATACCCGCGCTGACCGGTCGTCGAGGACGCGACCGACGCGATTTCGACCCTGCACTATTCACCGATAGCTGTGGTACGGTCGTCGTTCACAATGGCACCACAGAACGCACCGGCCGCCGACGCGACGGACGTACCACCGGAAACCGGTCCGTCGTCGCCGCTTCGAGACGCTCCGCGATATCGGCGGCTTCGTCGGTGGAACGTCGTAATGGCCGTGTTACACTTCGTCCAGGGCGTCGCGATGGTACTGCTCGCCGAACCCGTCGAGTGGCCGATCACGCGCACGCGCTACGATTTCGATGTCGCGACCGAGACCCTCTCGCCCGCGACCGTCCAGTGGATCGACGTCGAACTCCCGCTGCTCGTCGCCGGTTTCCTGTTCATCTCGGCGCTGGCTCACGCGATCATCGCCACCGTTCGCTACGAGCAGTACGTCCGCTACCTGGCCAGCGGGATGAATCCCTATCGGTGGTACGAGTACGCGGTCAGCGCCTCGCTGATGATCGTCGTCATCGCCATGCTCGCCGGGATCTGGGACCTCGGGACGCTCGTCGCCCTCTTCGGACTCGTCGCGGTGATGAACCTCTGTGGCCTCGTGATGGAACGACACAACCAGACGACGACCGAGACCGACTGGACGGCCTACAACGTCGGCGTCGTCGCCGGCGCGATTCCGTGGATCGTCATCGCGGTCGCACTCGTCGGCTCCATCGTCGCTAGCGAGGGAGAAGTGCCCGATTTCGTCCTCTACATCTACGTCTCGATCTTCGTCTTCTTCAACCTCTTCGCCGTGAATATGATCCTCCAATATCGCGAGACCTGGCGCTGGCGTCGCTATCTCTTCGGCGAGAAAGTGTACATCCTCCTCAGTCTCGTGGCGAAGTCGGCCCTCGCCTGGCAGGTCTACGCCGGGACGCTCACCTCGCCCATCTGATCGAAAGCCGACTGCTACCATTTTCTCACTGCACGGTGACGGACGGGTTATGACCGAGTTTCGCGGGCGCTGGAGCGAAGACGACGTTTGGGCCTTTCTGGAAGAGACGACGGTCCCGATCCGCCTCGGGACCCACCGACCCGACGGAACGCTCTGGCTCGTCACCCTGTGGTACCGGCATCGCGACGGCGGACTGGAGTGTGCGACGCAGGCGGACGCAGACGTGGTCGGCTTTCTCAGGCGAGAGTCGTCGGTCGCGTTCGATATCTCGACGAACCGAATCCCCTACCGCGGAATCAGGGGCAACGGGACCGCCACGATCTCCGACGACGGCGGAACGGAGACCCTGCGCGACCTCGTCGATCGCTACCTCGGCGGGTCCGACTCCGCCCTCGCCGACACGTTACTCAGCGCCGATCGCGAGGAAGTCCGCATTCGAATCGAGCCTGACGTGATCTACAGCTGGGACTTTTCCGACCGAATGCGAGACGTCTCGACCGACGACACGTAAGTTCGTCGAGTGCCTCCGACTCTCGGCGGAGTTGATCCCGGTATCGGCGTCGCGCGCGCAGATGCCGCATCCGGTGACGTGAAGTAGCCGACCGCTCGTGCATACCCATGGAGACGCTGCTCGTCACCGGAGCACTCGGCGGGATCGGTCGCTGGACGATAGACGATCTGGCGGGGTCGTACGAAATCGTCGGCGTCGACCTCTCGGAGCCGACCCACAACCCCTACGAAACCGTCGAGTACCTCGCCGCGGACCTGACCGAACAGGGGCCGGCGTGGGAGATCACCGCCCACGTCGATCCGGACGTCGTCGTCCACCTCGCCGCCGTTCCCGGGGCCGGCCACCGGGGGGAGACGGAAACCTTCCTGACGAACGTCTCGAGTACGTACAACGTCCTCACGGCGGCCGGCGAAGTCGGCGCCGACGTCGTCTGGACCTCGAGCGAGGCGACCTACGGCGTGACGTTCGGCGACGAGGCCCGACCGCTAGCCCACCTCCCGATCGACGAGACACACCCACAACGACCCCTGGACGGCTACGGGCTCTCGAAGGTCGTCGGCGAAACGATCGCCGAACGGACCAGCCGTCGGTACGGTACTGCCGTAACGAGCGTTCAGCCGTCGTGGGTCCAAATTCCGGGCGCCTACCAAACGCGAGCCGTCAGGGAGACGTTCGATCTCGACGATCCAGCACCGTCGGGAAGCCTCTGGTCCTACGTCGACGTCCGCGACGTGGCGACGCTGATCCGCCGAGTGATCGAGACCGATCGAACGGGCCACGAGCGCTTTCTCGCGACCGCGTCGGACAACTACGTCGACGTCCCGACGGCCGACGCCATCGACGCAGCATGGGGTCGCCTGCCAGAGGAGTGTTCGCTTACCGGGGATGAGTCGGCGTTTTCGACGACAGCCGCCCGATCCGAACTGGGGTGGGCGCCGGAACACTCCTGGCGCGGGGCGGAGACGGCCGACGTCGACCGGCCGCTGTCGGGTGAACACTGAGACACGACGATCGGGTTACTCGAACGATAGGTGGTCTCGTGCTCGTCTGGACGGGCCG
This region includes:
- a CDS encoding DsbA family oxidoreductase, whose translation is MSDHSDRLVVYSDHVCPFCFLGRKSVDAFESQRDEPLDLEWRPFDLRNRLRRPDGTLDRSGENGTDDASFERAQQSVDRLSAQYGVEEMRSIDDVSAIDSFPAQVASYYVAESHPDAWRAFDDAILDALWLEGRDVGEADVLANLAEDVGLDGDEIREAATDVDHRTTVRKRFLAPVREDVSSVPLFIYDGRATEGAVPPEQLARLVDGV
- a CDS encoding aspartate/glutamate racemase family protein → MTETDGETIGILGGMSSESTREYYRSIDAQINDVRGGHHAGDVVIRSVNFATIERCIRTERWDEASAILADAAADLERAGADFVVMATNTMHRVAPRIVEALTIPFVHIVDVAAEAVHSAGIDTVGLLGTRPVMDGSFYLDRFEAQGVETVVPEPADREAVDRIIFEELTKGVVRDASRDRYLAIIDDLVGRGAEGIVLGCTEIEMLVDQAACPDTPLFDTTALHVERAVERSLRAVES
- a CDS encoding redox-regulated ATPase YchF: MSYRIGLVGKPSVGKSTLFNAATMNDVPEGAYPFTTIDPSVGEAYVRTPCAAPEFDERCEPSVGVCEDGTRFVPVKLVDVAGLVPGAHEGRGLGNQFLSDLNETDVLVHVVDFSGTTDAEGEATTGHDPREDIDFLEDELDAWYLGILEKGVRRYEDQYLADTEPEEVLGEQLSAFGISPAEIKQTVLSLDLPVAPLEWDAAEREALAHEIRKRTKPMTVAANKMDTDAARENWAEITADPNYDHLAFVPVSAHAEKALKNAAEQDAVAYTPGDAEFEIVSDLPAEQEAGLEQIRAFLDEFSGTGVQHVLEAAIFDVLELKAVFPGSASGNWSKGPFRDCFLLPADATAEDFAFHLHTDIGEGFLHGIDCRADRQVGADTVLDHRSVIEVVSTNQ
- a CDS encoding pyridoxamine 5'-phosphate oxidase family protein → MTEFRGRWSEDDVWAFLEETTVPIRLGTHRPDGTLWLVTLWYRHRDGGLECATQADADVVGFLRRESSVAFDISTNRIPYRGIRGNGTATISDDGGTETLRDLVDRYLGGSDSALADTLLSADREEVRIRIEPDVIYSWDFSDRMRDVSTDDT
- a CDS encoding acyl-CoA thioester hydrolase/BAAT C-terminal domain-containing protein produces the protein MDESFVAGSTIRTDGVTGRLFPGRGVGPHPGVLVLHGSGGARGYEQTYAAMLAEHGYTVLCVEYFGAPGVRDRFLEVPVEEFGRAAEWLLARDEVGGETVGVVGFSRGGEAALLVGSLFDAVEVVVAYVPSGYVWAAPSWMDGVGENRPTWTRDGDAVPYIPTDDFDAAEDPFDGEPSATVLALDRLPTDELARTRIPVAEIDGPVLLVSGGRDSLWPSEFLASRVAEWLAEAEYPWAFEHLRNPEAGHAIRVPYQFDDDVDPTERHRFGGTHEANARASARAWHRSLAYLDHLRH
- a CDS encoding VOC family protein produces the protein MSGIVFFGTEAHDRIVDFYVEQLGAEIWLEQPDCTILRYDNQLLGFCARDRAETDGTITFVSETRDAIDDRYDALAEYARGKPVENERYRIYQFFADDPEGRTLEFQAFLHETEPI
- a CDS encoding NAD-dependent epimerase/dehydratase family protein; its protein translation is METLLVTGALGGIGRWTIDDLAGSYEIVGVDLSEPTHNPYETVEYLAADLTEQGPAWEITAHVDPDVVVHLAAVPGAGHRGETETFLTNVSSTYNVLTAAGEVGADVVWTSSEATYGVTFGDEARPLAHLPIDETHPQRPLDGYGLSKVVGETIAERTSRRYGTAVTSVQPSWVQIPGAYQTRAVRETFDLDDPAPSGSLWSYVDVRDVATLIRRVIETDRTGHERFLATASDNYVDVPTADAIDAAWGRLPEECSLTGDESAFSTTAARSELGWAPEHSWRGAETADVDRPLSGEH
- the heR gene encoding heliorhodopsin HeR; this translates as MAPQNAPAADATDVPPETGPSSPLRDAPRYRRLRRWNVVMAVLHFVQGVAMVLLAEPVEWPITRTRYDFDVATETLSPATVQWIDVELPLLVAGFLFISALAHAIIATVRYEQYVRYLASGMNPYRWYEYAVSASLMIVVIAMLAGIWDLGTLVALFGLVAVMNLCGLVMERHNQTTTETDWTAYNVGVVAGAIPWIVIAVALVGSIVASEGEVPDFVLYIYVSIFVFFNLFAVNMILQYRETWRWRRYLFGEKVYILLSLVAKSALAWQVYAGTLTSPI